A portion of the Luteolibacter sp. Y139 genome contains these proteins:
- a CDS encoding plasmid mobilization protein: MTTLSFKVSEDEAREIRRQAKLAGVTVSEFLRRRAMGNEPGEVVEKIRCEFTGAEIFAPLAGAEPLTTEAVREMLADFP; encoded by the coding sequence ATGACCACCTTGAGCTTCAAAGTGAGCGAGGACGAGGCGAGGGAGATTCGCCGACAAGCGAAGCTCGCCGGCGTCACGGTCTCCGAATTCCTTCGTCGTCGTGCGATGGGAAATGAGCCAGGTGAAGTGGTGGAGAAAATCCGCTGCGAATTCACCGGTGCGGAGATCTTTGCTCCATTGGCTGGAGCCGAGCCACTGACCACGGAAGCCGTGCGCGAGATGCTCGCTGATTTCCCGTGA
- a CDS encoding PIN domain-containing protein, translating into MNYLLDVNVLVAWGWADHADHKRVVRWIASTKSSTSDSLVTSSIPELGFVRVSLQRAAGRLTVEDAVKTLQSMIGSLGGSHAFLPDDQSSTMGFANWCAGASRTTDAHLLALAARHGAELATLDLGIPGAFVIPSV; encoded by the coding sequence GTGAACTACCTGCTCGATGTCAATGTGCTGGTCGCGTGGGGCTGGGCGGATCACGCCGACCACAAGCGGGTTGTCAGATGGATCGCGTCGACGAAGTCGTCGACCAGTGATTCCCTGGTGACATCATCCATCCCGGAACTTGGTTTTGTCCGTGTCTCTCTCCAGCGTGCTGCCGGACGTCTGACCGTGGAAGACGCCGTGAAGACGCTGCAATCCATGATCGGCTCATTGGGCGGGTCTCATGCGTTCCTGCCAGATGATCAGTCGTCGACCATGGGATTTGCGAATTGGTGCGCGGGAGCCTCGCGAACAACCGATGCGCACTTGCTGGCGTTGGCGGCGCGTCACGGTGCCGAACTGGCGACTCTAGATCTCGGAATACCCGGCGCCTTCGTGATTCCGTCCGTGTAG
- a CDS encoding ATP-grasp domain-containing protein, giving the protein MNPETPIVLLGPRMTDDSVTVWRTCLELGWTPERIQGWRVAEHLAISGRPVMIYGEPLFAEAVADQTGLVLLEPSIDWLTTLPREHLLRDIELMTLGEARARTSPAFVKPADGKIFEPKVYPSGNELPTDEHVDMDIPVLRSGIVDFRLEVRCFVRQRNIVTLSPYWRDGELAQDEGGQWSFLEDEESGARDFAGMVLADARVALPSACTLDVGRLSGGEWAVIEANPCWGAGLYGCDAKEVLLSIRDAIVPRGSLSDDDKRWVSKRRATLLP; this is encoded by the coding sequence ATGAACCCTGAAACACCCATTGTCCTGTTAGGACCGCGGATGACCGATGATTCGGTCACCGTGTGGCGGACGTGCCTGGAGCTCGGCTGGACGCCTGAGCGAATCCAAGGCTGGCGGGTTGCAGAGCATCTCGCGATCTCAGGGCGACCGGTGATGATTTACGGAGAGCCGCTCTTTGCTGAAGCGGTGGCTGACCAGACCGGGTTAGTGCTGTTAGAGCCATCGATCGATTGGCTGACGACGTTGCCCCGGGAGCATCTGCTGCGGGACATCGAGCTGATGACGCTGGGCGAAGCACGCGCGCGGACGTCGCCCGCCTTCGTCAAACCTGCCGATGGCAAGATCTTCGAGCCGAAGGTTTATCCTTCCGGAAACGAGCTTCCCACCGACGAGCACGTGGACATGGACATCCCCGTGTTGCGCTCGGGCATCGTGGATTTCCGGCTCGAGGTGAGATGCTTCGTCCGGCAGCGGAACATCGTTACTCTCAGCCCCTATTGGCGGGATGGTGAACTCGCCCAGGATGAAGGCGGGCAGTGGAGCTTTCTAGAGGACGAAGAAAGCGGAGCCCGGGATTTCGCCGGAATGGTGCTGGCGGATGCTCGTGTGGCGCTGCCGTCGGCATGCACGCTCGACGTCGGTCGCCTGAGCGGCGGCGAATGGGCGGTGATCGAGGCAAATCCCTGCTGGGGTGCAGGGCTGTATGGATGCGACGCGAAGGAAGTGTTGCTCTCCATCCGGGATGCGATTGTGCCGAGAGGCTCGTTGTCTGATGACGACAAGCGCTGGGTTTCCAAGCGACGGGCCACCCTTCTCCCATGA